In the genome of Geotrypetes seraphini chromosome 16, aGeoSer1.1, whole genome shotgun sequence, one region contains:
- the LOC117350052 gene encoding H-2 class II histocompatibility antigen, A-Q alpha chain-like, with the protein MEVCLWVLALSVLTLPQGQALGKVEHIMDQVVFCQTQSPKGEYTQNYDDEEMFHVDLEKQESVFRLADFTKYTSFDAQGALGIMSTCYYNLKILMESWNISAGENVAPEVMVYPEDPVLLGEPNTLICLMNKFFPPVINVTWLKNGKRVVEGVGETDFYPVRDQTFRKFHYLTFVPDVKDEYACSVEHYGLDNSPLVKLWNAEVPSPPSEMTQTVACALGMAVGIIGIIVGTILIIKGMKHNRQHRRGIN; encoded by the exons ATGGAGGTCTGCTTGTGGGTCCTGGCTCTGTCAGTCCTGACCCTGCCTCAGGGACAGGCTTTAGGAAAAG TGGAGCATATCATGGATCAAGTGGTGTTCTGCCAGACGCAGAGCCCGAAAGGGGAGTACACCCAGAATTACGACGACGAGGAGATGTTCCACGTGGATCTGGAAAAGCAAGAATCTGTCTTTAGACTCGCTGATTTCACCAAATATACCTCCTTTGATGCGCAGGGAGCCCTGGGGATAATGTCGACCTGTTACTACAATCTAAAGATTCTCATGGAGAGCTGGAACATCTCAGCTGGTGAAAACG TGGCCCCCGAGGTTATGGTGTACCCTGAGGACCCCGTGCTGCTGGGGGAACCCAACACGCTGATTTGTCTCATGAACAAATTTTTCCCACCCGTGATCAACGTCACCTGGCTGAAGAATGGAAAGCGTGTGGTAGAAGGGGTCGGGGAGACGGATTTCTACCCCGTAAGGGATCAGACTTTCCGGAAGTTTCACTACCTGACCTTCGTTCCAGATGTGAAGGACGAATACGCCTGCTCCGTGGAACATTACGGGCTGGACAACAGTCCTCTGGTGAAGCTTTGGA ATGCTGAGGTCCCCTCTCCTCCCTCTGAAATGACTCAGACAGTGGCTTGTGCCCTGGGAATGGCTGTTGGGATCATCGGGATAATTGTGGGGACCATCCTTATAATCAAAGGGATGAAACATAACAGACAGCACAGGAGAGGCATCAACTGA